In the genome of Deinococcus sedimenti, one region contains:
- a CDS encoding M23 family metallopeptidase, whose translation MGRVVGVIVTVLVLAGVAYLLWPLIQGAQRMAALMAEPAPVTGSLPNPLPGQRFVDTWGGARSQGRRHEGVDIFAPRGTPIRATTRGMVVNVGPNTLGGRTVMILGPAGQRHYYAHLERYPDLKRGDWVQAGDVVGFVGDSGNARGTPPHLHYGIYAGGGAINPYPLLRNR comes from the coding sequence ATGGGCAGGGTGGTCGGGGTGATCGTGACGGTGCTGGTCCTGGCGGGCGTGGCGTACCTGCTGTGGCCGCTCATTCAGGGCGCGCAGCGGATGGCGGCGCTGATGGCCGAACCCGCTCCGGTGACGGGCAGCCTGCCCAATCCCCTGCCGGGGCAGCGCTTCGTGGACACCTGGGGTGGGGCGCGCAGTCAGGGGCGGCGGCACGAGGGTGTGGACATCTTCGCGCCACGCGGCACGCCGATTCGCGCCACGACGCGCGGCATGGTCGTGAATGTCGGGCCGAACACCCTGGGGGGCCGCACGGTCATGATCCTGGGTCCGGCAGGGCAGCGGCACTACTACGCGCACCTGGAGCGGTACCCGGACCTGAAGCGCGGGGACTGGGTGCAGGCGGGGGACGTGGTGGGCTTCGTGGGGGACAGCGGGAACGCGCGGGGCACGCCGCCGCACCTGCACTACGGGATCTACGCGGGCGGCGGGGCGATCAACCCGTACCCGCTGCTGCGCAACAGGTAG